The region CGTCGAGACCTCCATCCGCCGCCAGCTCGCCGAGAAGGTCGACGTGCACAAGCTCACCCACGTCGAACAGCTCGCCGTGTTCAGCGCCCCGGACCGCTTCCCGGGGCAGCGGGTGGTGGCCACCGCGTTCCTCGGCCTGGTGCCCGCCGACGTCGACCCCGAGGTCCCGGACGACACCCGCTGGCACTCCGTCTCGGCGCTGCCCGGCACGGCCTTCGACCACGAGCGGATCGTGCTCGCCGCGCGCGACCGGCTGCACGCCAAGCTCTCCTACACCAACATCGGCTTCGCGCTGGCACCCGCCGAGTTCACGATCTCGGAGCTGCGGCGCATCTACTCCGCCGCGCTCGGCTACCAGGTCTCGGCGACCAACCTGCAGCGCGTGCTGTCCCGGCGCGGAGTGCTCGAACCCACCGGCCGCACCGTCTCGGCGGGCCCCACCGGCGGGCGGCCGCCCGCGCTGTTCCGGTTCACCAGCCGGGACCTGCAGGTGACCGACCCGTTCGCGGTCTTCCGCCCGCCCTCGCAGGACTAGCGCCCGCGCCTCGCCGCCTCACCGCGCGCACCCTTGCGCCGGCCGGCCGTGCACTCATCGGTGGCCACGACTGATCGGTCCGTCGTAAGTTTGGACCGTGATGGACACGCTCCCGCTCTTCCCGCTCAGCACCGTCCTGCTGCCCGGCGCGTCCCTGCCCCTGCACGTCTTCGAACCGCGATACCGGCAGCTCACGATGGACCTGCTCAACGAGGTGGTGCCGGACCGGCGATTCGGGGTGGTGGCGATCCGGCAGGGCTGGGAGGTCGGCGAGGACAACGTCGACTCGATGTACGACGTGGGCTGCTCGGCGGTGCTGCGCGACGTCCGCCAGCTCCCGGAGGGGCGCTACGACATCACCGCCAGTGGTGAGCAGCGCTTCCGGCTGCTGCAGATCGACCGCGAGGCCGCGCCGTACCTGATGGCCCGGGTGCAGTGGCTGCCCGACGTCGAGCCCGAGGAGGACTCCGAGGACCTGCGCGACCGGCTGGCCGCCTCGGCGCGCTCGGCGCACGAGCGCTACCACGGCACCGGGCTGCGCGGTGACAGCTACGAGGCGCCCGACGACGGCACCGCCGTCGACGAGCTCTCCTACGCGCTGGCCGAGGACTGCGTGCTCAGCACCGAGGACCGGCAGGCGCTGCTGGCCGAGACCGATCCGCTCGCGCGGCTGCGACTGGTCCGCAGGCTGATGCTGCGCGAGGCCGAGTTCCTGCGCGAGCTGCGGGCGGTCCCCGCCCCGCTGGCCGAGTTCGCCGCGCACACGAGCGTGAACTGACGAGGTCACTCGATAGGATCACGCCCATGTCGACACCTGGCGGCTCCGGGAACTGGGGCCCGCACCCGTACGGGCAACCGCAGTACTACGACCCGATCACGGGAGCTCCGCAGCCCCAGGGCGGCCCCCAGTACCAGGGCAACCCGCAGTTTCCCGGCGGCGGACAGCCGCAGGGCGGCCAGGGCGGCCAGTACCAGGGCGGACAGCCGCAGGGCTCGTCCTACCAGGGCTTCGGCGCGTTCAACCAGCAGCAGCCGCCGCCCCAGCAGCAGTTCGGGGCCTACCCGCCCCCGCCCGGCCCCGCGCAGGCGCAGCAGGAGGGGCGGGGCCGCGGCCCGGTGATCGCGGCGATCGCCATCGCGGCCGTCGCGGTGATCGCCATCGCGACCACCGTCGTCGTGCTGGTCGGCAACGCCGGTTCCAGCGACGAGGCCGGCCCGCTGCCGCCGTCGCCGTCGACCACCCGGCCCAAGACTCCCGCCAGCACCAGCGCGGCGCCGACCTCCGAACCCAAGGCGAACGTCCCGCCGGTGGTCCCGGGCTGGCAGGCGGTGCACGTGCCCCGGCGCACCGCGTACTACGACGCGCCGCTGGAGTGGTGGGTCGACAACCCCGACAACACCCACGGCTTCGGCTCGCTCGACGAGCCGGTCACCATGAGCGGCGTCTCGATCTACCAGCCTGGCTTCTGCCCGTCGGACCCGGGCAGCTTCCGCGCCATCGCCGGTGTCACCGCGCGCAAGGGCCCCGACGACGCGACCGTGGCCAACGAGACCGCGCAGCGGCTGGTGCAGCTCGCCTACACCGTCGACGGCAAGCCGCCGCAGGTGCAGTTCAGCCCGCCGACGCCGATCCAGATCCACGGCGGCCGGGGCGCCTCGCAGGTCGTGGCCACCGTGACCCACCCGGCGCCCGGCCCGTGCGACTCCCCGACCGTCCAGGTCAACATCATGGCGACCAACGGCGACGGCCAGACCTCGGTGGTGTTCATCTCCCTCGCCGACCAGCAGGTCCCCGGAGCACTGCCGGTGCAGACCCTGCAGCAGATGGCGGGCACCCTGCGGGCCGACAGCTGAGCGTCCGCGCCTGAACACTCCCGGCCCGGTCGCGGACACCGACGGCCCGCGGAGCGGGCAACACGAGTCACCGCGTCTAGTTCATTAGACGCTTGCGCGTCTAATGCACTAGACTTATCCTCGTGGTGAACAAACGGATGAAGCCAGCCCAGGTGTTGAGCAGGGTGCGTAAAGCCGCTCGCGCCAAAGAACTCACCGTGGAGCAACACAACAGCTTGGGTAAGGGGTCGCACCAGATCTACGTCATTCGCGACAGCGAAGGCGACGAGGTCGGCCGTTTCGGCATAACCGGCCACAACCGGGAGGTGTCCTGGACCGTCATGCGGAGCATCGAAGACAGTCTCAAGCACCTGTTCGGCGACTCCTGGATGGAGGAGAAATGAGCTACCCCACCTACCGAGTCACCGTTACCCGCGACGACGACCTCTGGGTCGCGGTGATCGACGGCGTCGGCGCCACCGATGTCGAGGACTTCGCGGATCTCGACCTGGAAGTACGCGACTACATCGCTGGAATGATCGACGCGGCACCCGGCGACTTCCAGCTTGACTGGCACTACGTCCAAGGCGACCACGAGTACACGACCGTGATCGAAAGGCTGTGGGAGTTCGAGCAGCAGGCGAGCGAGGCCACCGCGAACCGCGACGCGGCTCGGCAGGCGACGATCGAGACCATGCGGCGCTCTGGCTTGAGCATGCGCGCCATCGCTGACGCGTTGCGTCTGTCGCATCAGCGGGTATCCCAACTCGCGCGCGCTCCGCAGGTACCGCAGAACTAGCGAGTCGAGGAACCCGACGCCGCGCGTCGGGCGGTGCTAGCGCAGTCGGCGGCCGAGGTCGTCGAGCCCGTTCCAGGACGCCGCCAGGCCGTAGGCCAGCGCGATCGCCATCGGCTGGGCCACGACCGCCCACGCGGTGGCGACCTCGGGTGCTGCGTCGACCACGTCGCCCGGCCTCGGCTGCGGGGGCAGCGGGTGCAGGCCCGCCGCGAAGGAGGCGCCCATCTTCATCGCCAGCCAGCCCGCCACGAGCGCGCCCAGCACGGCGCCGACGAGCACCACCGGACCGCGGCGGCCGCGCAGCATCCACAGCGCGGCGCCCACCAGCAGCCCGGTGCCGAAGTTGAGCAGCAGGAACAGCGCCAGCGCGTCGAAGCGGTGGTAGCTCTCCACCACCATCAGCGGCGCCGGCTCACCGGTCGCCTCGAGCACGCTCGCCTGCGGCGGCGCCAGCCGCGACCACAGCCATCCCAGCGGAAGCCCGACCAGCGCGACCAGTGAGAGCACGCTCACCGCGGGCAGGATGTCGGCCCGGACCACCACGCGCGGCACCGGCTGCGGGTAGCCGAACTCGGAAAGCTCCTCCGGCCCGCTCGGCGCGATCCGCATCGGCTCCGCGCGCGTGCCGGGCGACTCGACCGGTCCTTCTGCGGGCACCCGGACACCTCCCTGGCGGCTGTACTGAACAGCCACCCTAGACCTCGGCGCGGATCGCGCCCGCCATCCCCCGAAGGTGGCGGGAAGTGCCCGGCCGCACATCAACTATCCTGCGCGGGCCCCCCTTGTCCCCTCCACCGAAGGACCAGCGAAGTGGCGGGAATTCTGCCGAGTCCGATGCTGACCGGCCCCAGTCCCATCGACGAGCCGAGGCAGGACTCGGCGGTGCGACTGCCCTTGCGCAGCACCGTCGTGGAACTCCTGCTGGGGTCGGTGGTGGCGGTGCTGGTCTCGATGGTGTTGCAGTTCGCGGTGGTGCGGCTGGGCATCAGCGAGCCGAGCTACGCACCCGAAGCGCTCGCCGCGCTGGGCGCCGCGCTGGTGCTGACCGTCCTGTTCGTCCTGCTCGCGTTCGGACACCGCCGTTCGCCGCGCTGGGTGCGGCTGGGCGGCACCTGGGTCGCGCTGGCGTCGTTCACCACGCTGGCGCTGGCGATCCCGTTGCAGTCCACCCGCTTCTACTTCGGCGGGTCCTCGATGGACAACGCGTTCCGGATGCAGTTCATGACGCGGATGGCGAGCACGCCAGGCCTGGCCGACATGAACTACGCCGACACCGCCCCGTACTACCCGGGCGGCTGGTTCTGGCTGGGCGGCCGGTTCGCCAACCTGCTCGGCTGGGAGGGCTGGGCGGCCTACAAGCCCTACGCGCTGGCGTGGGTCGCGGTGACCAGCGTGGTGGCGTTCACGCTGTGGAGCATCGTGCTGCGCAGGCGGCTGGCACTGCTGGCCGCGCTGGCCACCACGATCGCGGGCATGCTGCACGGCGTCGAGGAGCCCTACGCCTGGCCGTCGGCGGCGTGGATGGCCCCGGTGGCGGTGCTGGCCTGGTACGCGCTGCGCCGCGAGGACCGGGCACCCCGCTGGACGCTGGTCTGCGTCGGCGTCTACGTCGGGTTCGCCGCGATCACCTACACCCTGCACTTCGGGTTCGCGGTGCTGCTGATCGTCACGATGGCGGTGGTCATCGGCGCGTTCCGGGTGCACCACGGGCAACCGCTGTGGCCGACGGTGCGCGTGTTGTTCCTGCGACTGCTGCCGATCGGCGTGGTCAGCGGGCTCATCGCGCTGCTGGTGTGGCTGCCGTACCTGCTGTCGACGCACTTCCTGCTCGACAACCCGCGCAGCGCCGCGCAGCACTACCTGCCGCGCGACAGCGCCTTCCTGCCGGTGCCGATGACCGAGGCGAGCACGCTGGGCGTGCTGTGCATGGCGGGACTGGTGTGGCTGCTGCTGCGCTGCCGCCGCAACGAGGTCGCGGCGGCGATGCTGACCATGGTCATCGCGGTCTACTGCTGGTTCGGGCTCTCGACGCTGGCGCTGCTGGCCAAGACCACGCTGCTGGCGTTCCGGCTGAACGTGATCCTCGGCGTCGTGCTGGCCACAGCCGGTGTCCTCGGGCTGCTGGAGCTGGTCGGCTACCTGCGCGCCAGGCTCGACGCCCGGTACGCGTTGCGGATCTCCACGGTCGCCTTCGCGGTCGGGCTGCTCGGCGCGGTCACGCTGACGCAGGGCGCGATCGGGCTCGCGCTGAAGGACGGCACCGAACGGGCCTACGAGGACTACTACCCCACCGGTGACAACGCGATGGGCCACCGCGACCCGGAGCAGCCCGGGCACTGGGCCGGTGCGGTGTTCCGGACCGTCGACCAGCTCACCGGTCGGCCGCCGCAGCAGAACATCCTGCTGAGCACCGACTACAAGATGATGTCCTTCCGGCCGTACTGGGGCTTCCAGCAGGAGACCCCGCACTACGCGAACCCGCTCGCCGACTACGACGAGCGGGCGGCGGAAGTGCACCGGTGGTCGCAGGCCCGGGATTCCCAGGAGTTGCTGGCGATGCTGCACCGGAGCCGGTTCGCCTCCCCGAACGTCTTCGTGCTGCGCAATGCGTCCGAAGAGGACACCGAGCACGCCGGGAAGCTGTCGGTGGTGCTGAAGGGCGACGCCTTCCCGCAGCTGCCCAACGTGCGG is a window of Saccharopolyspora erythraea NRRL 2338 DNA encoding:
- a CDS encoding NUDIX hydrolase gives rise to the protein MLAGVLRAHDGDLQVLLWQRAQEPHLDRWSLPGGRLAATEDVETSIRRQLAEKVDVHKLTHVEQLAVFSAPDRFPGQRVVATAFLGLVPADVDPEVPDDTRWHSVSALPGTAFDHERIVLAARDRLHAKLSYTNIGFALAPAEFTISELRRIYSAALGYQVSATNLQRVLSRRGVLEPTGRTVSAGPTGGRPPALFRFTSRDLQVTDPFAVFRPPSQD
- a CDS encoding LON peptidase substrate-binding domain-containing protein — translated: MDTLPLFPLSTVLLPGASLPLHVFEPRYRQLTMDLLNEVVPDRRFGVVAIRQGWEVGEDNVDSMYDVGCSAVLRDVRQLPEGRYDITASGEQRFRLLQIDREAAPYLMARVQWLPDVEPEEDSEDLRDRLAASARSAHERYHGTGLRGDSYEAPDDGTAVDELSYALAEDCVLSTEDRQALLAETDPLARLRLVRRLMLREAEFLRELRAVPAPLAEFAAHTSVN
- a CDS encoding DUF2567 domain-containing protein, whose translation is MPAEGPVESPGTRAEPMRIAPSGPEELSEFGYPQPVPRVVVRADILPAVSVLSLVALVGLPLGWLWSRLAPPQASVLEATGEPAPLMVVESYHRFDALALFLLLNFGTGLLVGAALWMLRGRRGPVVLVGAVLGALVAGWLAMKMGASFAAGLHPLPPQPRPGDVVDAAPEVATAWAVVAQPMAIALAYGLAASWNGLDDLGRRLR
- a CDS encoding galactan 5-O-arabinofuranosyltransferase; translation: MAGILPSPMLTGPSPIDEPRQDSAVRLPLRSTVVELLLGSVVAVLVSMVLQFAVVRLGISEPSYAPEALAALGAALVLTVLFVLLAFGHRRSPRWVRLGGTWVALASFTTLALAIPLQSTRFYFGGSSMDNAFRMQFMTRMASTPGLADMNYADTAPYYPGGWFWLGGRFANLLGWEGWAAYKPYALAWVAVTSVVAFTLWSIVLRRRLALLAALATTIAGMLHGVEEPYAWPSAAWMAPVAVLAWYALRREDRAPRWTLVCVGVYVGFAAITYTLHFGFAVLLIVTMAVVIGAFRVHHGQPLWPTVRVLFLRLLPIGVVSGLIALLVWLPYLLSTHFLLDNPRSAAQHYLPRDSAFLPVPMTEASTLGVLCMAGLVWLLLRCRRNEVAAAMLTMVIAVYCWFGLSTLALLAKTTLLAFRLNVILGVVLATAGVLGLLELVGYLRARLDARYALRISTVAFAVGLLGAVTLTQGAIGLALKDGTERAYEDYYPTGDNAMGHRDPEQPGHWAGAVFRTVDQLTGRPPQQNILLSTDYKMMSFRPYWGFQQETPHYANPLADYDERAAEVHRWSQARDSQELLAMLHRSRFASPNVFVLRNASEEDTEHAGKLSVVLKGDAFPQLPNVRDYSVYFDPAVFDSPEFTKRVVGPYTVIARR